In a single window of the Marinitoga litoralis genome:
- a CDS encoding SOS response-associated peptidase gives MCGRYTFFIKKEDLEFKIENLNTFDFREDYNISPEREILGIIKKKDKFYIQKFIWGLIPKKIGSKNVFYIINSRKESLLEKDMYIKSLKNYRCLILASGFYEWKNEGRSKIPYYFKLKNNKIMYFAGIYKLWNYNGNIIHTCSIITVNSNEKIKNIHDRMPAILDYKNAKLWLEDNNIDNLMNVLKPIDDLEYYEVNKSVGNISYNSIENIIPFKNDYKLFE, from the coding sequence ATGTGCGGTAGATATACATTTTTTATTAAAAAAGAAGATTTAGAGTTTAAAATTGAAAATTTAAATACTTTTGATTTTAGAGAAGATTATAATATTTCTCCTGAAAGAGAAATATTAGGAATAATAAAGAAAAAAGATAAATTTTATATTCAGAAATTTATATGGGGATTAATTCCTAAAAAAATTGGATCAAAAAATGTTTTTTATATAATCAATTCCAGGAAAGAAAGTCTTTTAGAAAAAGATATGTATATAAAATCTTTAAAAAATTACCGATGTTTAATTTTAGCTTCTGGGTTCTATGAATGGAAAAATGAAGGAAGAAGTAAAATACCATATTATTTCAAATTAAAAAACAATAAAATAATGTATTTTGCTGGAATATATAAATTATGGAATTATAATGGGAATATTATACATACCTGCTCAATTATTACCGTTAATTCTAATGAAAAAATAAAAAATATACATGATAGAATGCCAGCAATTTTAGATTATAAAAATGCTAAATTGTGGTTAGAAGATAATAACATTGATAATTTAATGAATGTTCTAAAACCCATAGATGATTTAGAATATTATGAAGTAAATAAAAGCGTTGGTAATATATCATATAATTCAATAGAAAATATAATTCCATTTAAAAATGATTATAAATTATTTGAATAA
- a CDS encoding NifB/NifX family molybdenum-iron cluster-binding protein: protein MKIAIPLIENLGKDSRISEHFGRAPYFGLIEYKDNGDYDLEIIENPLVIHQPGEVPTFMKNNGVNLVIARGMGERGYLILKKFGINVIRGANGTVDEIMKLFKEDKLKDVEFHNHDHHHHHH from the coding sequence ATGAAAATAGCAATTCCGTTAATTGAAAATTTAGGTAAAGATTCAAGAATAAGTGAACATTTTGGAAGAGCTCCATATTTTGGATTAATTGAATACAAAGATAATGGAGATTACGATTTAGAAATAATAGAAAACCCCTTAGTTATTCATCAACCTGGAGAAGTTCCTACATTCATGAAAAATAATGGCGTAAATCTAGTTATTGCAAGAGGTATGGGAGAGAGAGGGTATTTAATTTTAAAAAAATTTGGAATAAATGTAATCAGAGGTGCTAATGGTACTGTAGATGAAATTATGAAATTATTTAAAGAAGATAAATTAAAAGATGTAGAATTTCACAATCACGATCACCATCACCACCATCACTAA
- a CDS encoding SHOCT-like domain-containing protein, which yields MREELIRVLNMVKEDKIEVEEAADLIEAFFDTEVKEVKNNNTKRKLVIKVNSADGDKVNVRIPLGLIKMAKAMIPLGLSQQGTNMSKEQIDQIIEAIDNINFDEFEGETIVDVDSEDGDIVKIYIE from the coding sequence ATGAGGGAAGAATTGATAAGGGTATTAAATATGGTTAAAGAAGATAAAATTGAAGTAGAAGAAGCTGCTGATTTGATAGAAGCATTTTTTGATACAGAAGTAAAAGAAGTAAAAAATAATAATACCAAAAGAAAACTAGTGATTAAAGTTAATTCAGCTGATGGTGATAAAGTAAACGTAAGAATTCCTTTAGGTTTAATTAAAATGGCTAAGGCAATGATTCCTTTAGGATTATCACAACAAGGAACAAATATGAGCAAAGAACAAATAGATCAAATAATAGAAGCTATAGACAATATAAATTTTGATGAGTTTGAAGGAGAAACAATTGTAGATGTGGATTCAGAAGATGGAGATATTGTAAAAATATATATAGAATAA
- a CDS encoding endonuclease III domain-containing protein, whose product MYIDLMKIYEILYENFDIPNGWWPGENEFEIMIGALLTQNTNWNNVEKSLSNLKNNNLLAPELLYSLPINKLEELIKPSGFYTVKARYLKNLLEWFKKYNFSFDKVKQKEKLELRNELLNIKGIGKETADSILLYAFDKMFFVIDAYTKRLISRLGINLKNDYDEYQKFFEINIPKDIMLYKNYHGLIVEHSKKYCKKNPLCQNCFFKNICIFGEKNVR is encoded by the coding sequence ATGTATATTGATTTAATGAAAATATATGAAATATTATATGAAAACTTTGATATTCCTAACGGATGGTGGCCTGGAGAAAATGAATTTGAAATAATGATAGGCGCATTATTAACACAAAATACAAATTGGAATAATGTTGAAAAATCTTTATCAAATTTAAAAAATAATAATTTATTAGCTCCTGAATTATTATATTCTTTACCTATTAATAAATTGGAAGAATTAATTAAACCATCAGGATTTTATACGGTTAAAGCAAGGTATTTAAAAAATTTATTGGAGTGGTTTAAAAAATACAATTTTTCTTTTGATAAAGTTAAACAAAAAGAAAAACTAGAACTAAGAAATGAATTATTGAATATAAAAGGAATAGGGAAAGAAACAGCTGACTCTATATTATTATATGCTTTTGATAAAATGTTTTTTGTTATTGATGCTTATACCAAAAGATTGATTTCTAGATTAGGAATAAATTTAAAAAATGATTATGATGAATATCAGAAATTTTTTGAAATTAATATTCCAAAAGATATTATGTTGTATAAAAACTATCACGGATTAATAGTTGAACATTCTAAAAAATATTGTAAAAAAAATCCGTTATGTCAAAATTGTTTTTTTAAAAATATATGTATTTTCGGTGAAAAAAATGTGCGGTAG
- a CDS encoding aldo/keto reductase, whose translation MLTTVSNSNFKMSRIVQGMMRLNNWNMTIEELENFILEAIDLGVTTFDHADIYGGNHLCESIFGEVLKKNKSLRKKIQLITKCDIRYNHNDNVLVKKYYDTSKEYIIYSVEESLKNLNTDYIDLFLIHRPDPLMNPDEIAEAFYELHKSGKVLHFGVSNFTPQQFKTLQSRLSMQLITNQIEISPYSLEHFYNDNIYFLMEKKINPMAWSPLAGGKLFNPDDDKSERINRALKLVAKDLNIEELDIVVYSWLLSHPLGIFPISGSGKIHRLKNAVRALDIKLNKEQWYAIYTASLGYKVP comes from the coding sequence ATGTTGACTACTGTTTCTAATAGTAACTTTAAGATGTCTAGAATAGTTCAGGGAATGATGAGATTAAACAATTGGAATATGACAATTGAAGAATTAGAAAATTTTATTTTAGAAGCAATTGATTTAGGAGTTACAACATTTGACCATGCTGATATTTATGGGGGTAATCACCTATGTGAATCTATTTTCGGAGAAGTTTTGAAAAAAAATAAATCACTAAGAAAAAAAATACAATTAATTACCAAATGTGATATAAGATATAATCATAATGATAATGTTTTGGTAAAAAAATACTATGATACAAGTAAAGAATATATTATATATTCAGTTGAAGAATCTTTAAAAAACTTGAATACAGATTATATTGATTTATTTTTGATTCATAGACCTGATCCTTTAATGAACCCTGATGAAATAGCTGAAGCTTTTTACGAATTGCATAAATCAGGAAAAGTTTTACATTTTGGTGTATCTAATTTTACTCCACAACAGTTCAAAACACTACAATCGAGATTAAGTATGCAATTAATTACAAACCAAATAGAAATTTCCCCTTATTCTTTAGAACATTTTTATAATGATAATATTTATTTTTTGATGGAGAAAAAAATTAACCCTATGGCATGGTCTCCTTTAGCTGGTGGAAAATTGTTTAATCCTGATGATGATAAATCTGAAAGAATTAATAGAGCATTAAAATTAGTAGCAAAAGATTTAAATATTGAAGAATTAGATATTGTAGTATATTCATGGTTATTAAGCCATCCATTAGGTATATTCCCTATTTCTGGAAGTGGTAAAATCCATAGATTGAAAAATGCTGTCAGAGCTTTAGATATAAAATTAAATAAAGAACAATGGTATGCTATATATACTGCATCATTAGGTTATAAGGTGCCTTAA
- a CDS encoding 2-hydroxyacid dehydrogenase produces the protein MQKVAFTYEIPEIAEKKLKEAGFELWINKEDRTLTHDEIIELAKNNDALITLLSDKIDKEVIDAGKGKLKVISNYAVGYNNIDVESAKEAGIFVTNTPGVLSDATADLAWALLFAVARKIVESDKFVREGNFVGWRPKLFLGYDIKGKTLGIIGMGRIGKEMAKRAKGFEMNVLYYKRNRLSEIEEKELGVKYASLEEIVKNSDYISLHTPLTDETYHLLDEKEFSMMKPNVIIINTARGPVINEKVLIKYLKERKIAGAGLDVYEEEPKIPQELLELDNVVLTPHTGSATFETRDKMAEMVADNVIAALKGEVPPNNVY, from the coding sequence ATGCAAAAAGTTGCTTTTACATACGAAATTCCAGAAATTGCAGAAAAAAAATTGAAAGAAGCAGGTTTTGAACTTTGGATAAATAAAGAGGATAGAACATTAACTCATGATGAAATAATTGAATTAGCTAAAAATAATGATGCTTTGATCACATTGTTAAGCGATAAAATTGATAAAGAAGTAATTGATGCAGGAAAAGGAAAATTAAAAGTTATTTCTAATTATGCTGTTGGGTATAACAATATTGATGTTGAATCAGCTAAAGAAGCAGGTATATTTGTTACAAATACTCCAGGTGTTTTAAGTGATGCTACTGCTGATTTGGCTTGGGCATTATTATTTGCTGTAGCTAGAAAAATAGTTGAAAGTGATAAGTTTGTAAGAGAGGGTAATTTCGTTGGCTGGAGACCAAAATTGTTTTTAGGTTATGATATAAAAGGTAAAACTTTAGGTATTATTGGAATGGGAAGAATAGGAAAAGAAATGGCTAAAAGAGCAAAGGGTTTTGAAATGAACGTGCTGTATTATAAAAGAAATAGATTATCTGAAATAGAAGAAAAAGAATTAGGAGTAAAATATGCATCATTAGAAGAAATTGTAAAAAATTCTGATTATATATCTCTACATACCCCATTAACAGATGAAACATACCATTTATTAGATGAAAAAGAATTTTCAATGATGAAACCAAATGTGATTATTATTAATACTGCAAGAGGTCCTGTAATAAACGAAAAAGTTTTAATAAAATACTTGAAAGAAAGAAAAATAGCAGGTGCAGGGTTAGATGTATATGAAGAAGAACCCAAAATACCTCAAGAATTACTTGAATTAGATAACGTTGTGTTGACACCACATACAGGAAGTGCAACCTTTGAAACAAGAGATAAAATGGCAGAAATGGTTGCTGATAATGTTATAGCAGCTTTGAAAGGAGAAGTCCCACCAAATAATGTATATTGA
- a CDS encoding helix-turn-helix transcriptional regulator codes for MRGKCKKFKGAMLLDAYILLFLRDEPNHGYNLVQKLNDCGFQINEPTIVYRQLKQLENMNYIYSKIFPSEEGPPKKVFYITKLGILYLEEISNLIKERINILNKFINEYERSGKNENSNSVN; via the coding sequence ATGAGAGGAAAATGTAAAAAATTCAAAGGAGCTATGTTATTGGATGCTTATATTCTACTTTTTTTAAGAGATGAACCTAATCATGGATATAATTTAGTTCAAAAATTAAATGATTGTGGATTTCAAATAAACGAACCAACAATAGTGTATAGACAATTAAAGCAACTGGAAAATATGAATTATATATACTCTAAAATTTTTCCAAGCGAAGAAGGACCACCCAAAAAAGTATTTTACATTACTAAATTAGGTATTTTATATTTAGAAGAAATATCAAATTTGATTAAGGAAAGAATAAACATTTTAAACAAATTTATAAATGAATATGAAAGGAGTGGAAAAAATGAAAATAGCAATTCCGTTAATTGA
- a CDS encoding TIGR03915 family putative DNA repair protein — MNIYTYDGTFPGFLSLIYYCYNMRKIPDIIFKNHNPTIFNLMDSIKTDYEKSRIVIAFIIHKLSKDVLRNIYLAYLSEIENIEVDIIKYFNLSIKLNENAEFYIDKDYVLNVKNAIHKVLNETHKFKGLLRFRELKDNTLYAPFEPDHNIITLLSSHFKDRLKNENWVIHDLRRNLALVYKNGKIELFEVVNNKQNFYLKEENLSYLENEYQIFWKNYFISSEIRERLNPKLQRQFMPKRYWKYLTEF; from the coding sequence ATGAATATTTACACATATGACGGAACATTTCCAGGCTTTTTAAGTTTGATTTATTATTGCTATAATATGAGAAAAATACCTGATATAATTTTTAAAAATCATAATCCAACCATCTTTAATTTAATGGATAGTATTAAAACAGATTATGAAAAATCTCGTATTGTCATAGCTTTTATTATACACAAATTAAGTAAAGATGTATTAAGAAATATTTATTTGGCATATCTTTCTGAAATTGAAAATATTGAAGTTGATATTATAAAATATTTTAATTTATCTATTAAATTAAATGAGAATGCAGAATTTTATATAGATAAAGATTATGTTTTAAATGTTAAAAATGCCATTCATAAAGTTCTTAATGAAACACATAAATTCAAAGGGTTATTACGCTTTAGAGAATTAAAGGATAATACATTATATGCACCATTTGAGCCTGATCATAATATAATAACATTATTATCTTCTCATTTTAAAGATAGATTAAAAAATGAAAATTGGGTTATTCACGATTTAAGGCGAAACTTAGCTCTAGTATACAAAAATGGGAAAATAGAATTATTTGAAGTTGTTAATAATAAACAAAATTTCTACTTAAAAGAAGAAAATTTATCTTATTTGGAAAATGAATATCAAATTTTTTGGAAAAATTACTTTATAAGTTCTGAAATAAGAGAAAGATTAAATCCTAAATTACAAAGACAATTTATGCCAAAACGTTATTGGAAATATCTTACAGAGTTTTAA
- a CDS encoding putative DNA modification/repair radical SAM protein, which yields MDISEKIIILSSSAKYDVSCSSSGSERKNSKTGLGNTVSSGICHTWTSNGRCISLLKILYSNACIYDCAYCINRASNNIKRATFTVDEIVNLTINFYKRNYIEGLFLSSAIIKDPNYTMEQMLKVVKKLRLEENFNGYIHLKVIPGADIKLINEAGFYADRLSVNIELPSEKSLKKLAPQKKKENIIKPMSFLGQNTLANIEERRKYKKAPIFVPAGHTTQLIVGASPESDFQILKLAEGMYRKFNMKRVYYSAFIKVNNDPNLPNIKPPLRRENRLYQADWLLRFYNFSANEILNEKTPFLDEEIDPKTSWALRNFHLFPVEINKASYEMLLRVPGIGIKSALTILKSRKYAPITFDELKKIGVVLKRAKYFITCKGKYYSNLFLTPEIIKEEIVKNKERQIPLFPLTAIQKVV from the coding sequence ATGGATATATCAGAAAAAATAATAATACTTTCATCATCGGCGAAATATGATGTTTCATGTTCTTCAAGTGGCAGCGAAAGAAAAAACTCAAAAACAGGATTAGGAAATACTGTTAGTAGTGGTATATGTCACACTTGGACATCAAATGGTAGATGTATTTCTTTGCTTAAAATATTATATTCAAATGCTTGTATATATGATTGTGCATATTGCATTAATAGAGCAAGTAATAATATAAAGAGAGCTACCTTTACAGTTGATGAAATAGTTAATCTAACAATTAATTTCTATAAAAGAAATTATATTGAAGGTTTATTTTTAAGTTCGGCTATTATAAAGGATCCTAATTACACCATGGAACAAATGTTAAAAGTAGTAAAAAAACTTAGATTGGAAGAGAATTTTAATGGATATATTCATTTGAAAGTTATACCAGGAGCAGATATTAAATTAATTAATGAAGCAGGATTTTATGCTGATAGATTAAGTGTAAATATTGAATTACCTAGTGAAAAAAGTTTGAAAAAACTTGCACCACAGAAGAAGAAAGAAAATATAATCAAACCCATGAGTTTTTTAGGTCAAAATACTTTAGCTAATATAGAAGAAAGAAGAAAATATAAAAAAGCACCAATATTTGTACCGGCGGGTCATACCACACAATTGATTGTTGGAGCATCACCTGAGAGTGATTTTCAAATTTTAAAATTGGCAGAAGGTATGTATAGGAAATTTAATATGAAAAGGGTATATTATTCAGCTTTTATTAAAGTAAATAATGATCCAAATTTACCAAATATAAAACCACCATTGAGAAGGGAAAATAGATTATACCAAGCAGATTGGTTATTAAGATTTTATAATTTTTCTGCTAATGAAATTCTTAATGAAAAGACCCCATTTTTAGATGAAGAAATTGATCCAAAAACTTCATGGGCATTAAGAAATTTCCATTTGTTTCCAGTAGAAATAAATAAAGCATCATATGAAATGTTATTAAGAGTACCTGGCATAGGTATTAAGTCTGCTTTAACTATACTAAAATCAAGGAAATATGCTCCTATAACCTTTGATGAGTTAAAAAAAATAGGTGTAGTTTTAAAAAGAGCAAAATATTTTATAACATGTAAAGGAAAATATTATTCAAACCTTTTTCTAACCCCTGAAATAATAAAAGAAGAAATAGTGAAAAATAAGGAGCGTCAAATTCCGTTATTTCCATTAACTGCTATTCAAAAGGTGGTGTAA